A part of Luteolibacter flavescens genomic DNA contains:
- a CDS encoding NAD(P)-dependent oxidoreductase, whose amino-acid sequence MSFDTIAVLGLGIIGSRAASNLEKAGRRVRTWNRTPKGLPTEAASVEDAIADADLVLLYLKDAPAVREIAARIFAAPARERVLVNHATIDLPTTRWLAEECAARGIGFLDCPFTGSREAAAGGALVYYAGGDDALIDRVEPVLLQSGKSVLRCGATGTATVMKLVTNLISACTVQALAESLATATSHGIAPAQLVNAVSLNACGSVLAAMKLPTMAKGEFDTHFSLSNMLKDSRYVLDLAAEAGLETPAIRTVSQRMQELCDQGLADRDYSALAAPYVQTQPQP is encoded by the coding sequence ATGAGTTTCGACACCATCGCCGTCCTGGGGCTCGGCATCATCGGCTCCCGCGCGGCCTCGAATCTGGAGAAAGCCGGACGCCGGGTGAGAACCTGGAATCGCACCCCTAAAGGCCTGCCGACCGAGGCTGCCAGCGTGGAGGATGCCATCGCCGACGCGGATCTGGTGCTCCTTTACCTGAAGGACGCCCCGGCCGTGCGCGAGATCGCCGCCCGGATTTTCGCCGCGCCTGCCCGTGAGCGGGTGCTGGTGAATCACGCGACCATCGACCTGCCGACCACCCGCTGGCTGGCGGAGGAATGCGCCGCGCGCGGGATCGGCTTCCTTGATTGCCCCTTCACCGGCAGCCGCGAGGCCGCCGCGGGTGGCGCGCTGGTTTATTACGCAGGTGGCGATGACGCGCTGATCGACCGCGTGGAGCCCGTGCTGCTGCAGAGCGGGAAGTCCGTGCTGCGCTGCGGCGCGACCGGCACCGCCACCGTGATGAAGCTGGTCACGAACCTGATCTCCGCCTGCACCGTGCAGGCGCTCGCCGAATCGCTGGCCACCGCCACGAGCCACGGCATCGCCCCGGCGCAACTGGTGAATGCCGTCTCGCTGAATGCCTGCGGGTCCGTGCTCGCGGCGATGAAGCTGCCGACGATGGCGAAGGGGGAATTCGACACGCATTTCTCGCTCTCCAACATGCTGAAGGACAGCCGCTACGTGCTCGACCTGGCCGCCGAGGCCGGGCTGGAGACCCCGGCGATCCGCACCGTCTCCCAGCGCATGCAGGAACTCTGCGACCAAGGCCTGGCCGACCGCGACTACTCGGCCCTCGCAGCCCCCTACGTCCAGACCCAGCCCCAGCCGTGA
- a CDS encoding YgfZ/GcvT domain-containing protein produces the protein MKLRALAPESRCLLAFRGPDAVRYLNGQITQDVRELGETALPACVTDAKGKLQAYVHVLRGPDGSPWVEGPADQREELEARLGRYLIADDAEIHDVSDEWQLVHVVDATEPPAVEGGFVRRAKRIGEDGFDLWLPVAAASSSQPLPDHPELPELEILTEAESETRRILARLPKWGADLMPGILPPEAGLDRTTVCYHKGCYIGQEVLSRLKTVGKVNRRLAALLVEPGIAPGTEMELDGKPAGTLTSIAPWPNESGLHTALGYLHKSAYEAGELTIPGHGTARVLGFV, from the coding sequence GTGAAGCTCCGCGCCCTCGCCCCGGAATCGCGCTGCCTGCTCGCCTTCCGCGGGCCGGATGCCGTGCGCTACCTGAATGGCCAGATCACCCAGGACGTTCGCGAACTGGGCGAGACCGCCCTGCCCGCCTGCGTCACGGATGCTAAGGGCAAGCTGCAGGCCTATGTCCACGTCCTCCGCGGGCCCGATGGCTCGCCATGGGTCGAGGGCCCTGCCGACCAGCGCGAGGAACTCGAAGCCCGTCTCGGCCGCTACCTCATCGCCGATGACGCGGAGATCCACGATGTCTCGGACGAGTGGCAACTCGTCCACGTCGTCGATGCGACCGAACCGCCCGCCGTTGAAGGTGGCTTCGTCCGGCGTGCCAAGCGTATCGGCGAGGATGGCTTCGATCTCTGGCTCCCCGTGGCAGCGGCTTCCAGCAGCCAGCCCCTTCCGGATCATCCGGAGCTTCCGGAACTGGAAATCCTCACCGAAGCCGAGTCCGAGACCCGTCGCATCCTGGCCCGCCTGCCGAAGTGGGGCGCGGACCTGATGCCCGGCATCCTCCCGCCGGAAGCCGGTCTCGACCGCACGACCGTCTGCTACCACAAGGGCTGCTACATCGGCCAGGAAGTGCTTTCCCGGCTCAAGACCGTCGGAAAGGTGAACCGCCGCCTCGCCGCTCTCCTCGTCGAGCCCGGGATCGCCCCCGGCACCGAGATGGAACTCGACGGCAAGCCCGCCGGCACGCTGACCAGCATCGCCCCATGGCCGAATGAAAGCGGCCTCCACACCGCCCTCGGCTACCTCCACAAGTCCGCCTACGAAGCCGGGGAACTCACCATCCCCGGCCACGGCACCGCCCGCGTCCTCGGCTTCGTGTGA
- a CDS encoding cellulose synthase family protein, translating into MDFSSPLWYASYILVLTGLAGYGFHRLCIVYLYAKHARKKPEPKEIFTDLPLVTIQLPVFNEMHVVDRLLDSVAKLDYPQDKLQIQVLDDSTDETTEICRLGVERLQAQGFDAEMIHRTDRTGYKAGALENGTQFAKGELLFILDADFVPNPDVLQKTVHYFSDEKIGMIQTRWGHLNRTFNVLTRIQAMFLDGHLELEQTARNRSGRFFTFNGTAGIWRKSCIADAGGWEHDTLTEDMDLSYRAQLKGWRFIFLNDVETPAELPVDMDGFKSQQHRWTKGSIQVCKKVLPAIWKAKVPLYIKMEATAHLTSNFAYLMLICLCFLIYPNQAAAPNFGEWTKYIINIPIFFFASVSVIVFYITAQKALRPNSWWKELPYLPLLLALGIGMSINNAKAVIEAIFNHQTAFVRTPKYGIDQKPKADWKKSSYKAMKTLTPVVELLFGFFFLFVVVEAAMKGNIASAILLLPFPIGFFYTSLSSLARLLPSGRVALDSTVDNSKEN; encoded by the coding sequence ATGGACTTCTCATCACCCCTCTGGTACGCTTCGTACATCCTCGTGCTGACCGGTCTCGCCGGTTATGGCTTCCACCGCCTGTGCATCGTGTATCTCTACGCGAAGCACGCCCGGAAGAAGCCGGAGCCGAAGGAGATCTTCACGGACCTGCCGCTGGTGACCATCCAGCTCCCGGTTTTCAATGAGATGCACGTGGTGGACCGCCTGCTGGACTCCGTCGCCAAGCTCGACTACCCGCAGGACAAGCTCCAGATCCAGGTGCTGGACGACTCGACTGACGAGACGACGGAAATCTGCCGCCTCGGTGTGGAGCGCCTTCAGGCCCAAGGCTTTGACGCGGAGATGATCCACCGTACGGACCGCACCGGCTACAAGGCGGGCGCTCTGGAGAACGGCACCCAGTTCGCCAAGGGCGAGCTGCTTTTCATCCTGGATGCCGACTTCGTGCCAAATCCGGACGTGCTCCAGAAGACGGTGCACTACTTCTCCGATGAGAAGATCGGGATGATTCAGACCCGCTGGGGTCACCTGAACCGGACCTTCAACGTGCTGACCCGCATCCAGGCGATGTTCCTGGACGGTCACTTGGAGCTGGAGCAGACCGCGCGCAACCGCAGCGGCCGCTTTTTCACCTTCAATGGCACCGCCGGCATCTGGCGGAAGAGCTGCATCGCCGACGCCGGCGGCTGGGAGCACGACACGCTCACCGAGGACATGGACCTCAGCTACCGCGCCCAGCTCAAGGGCTGGCGCTTCATCTTCCTCAATGACGTGGAGACCCCGGCCGAGCTGCCGGTGGACATGGACGGCTTCAAGAGCCAGCAGCACCGCTGGACGAAGGGCTCCATCCAGGTCTGCAAGAAGGTCCTGCCCGCGATCTGGAAGGCCAAGGTGCCGCTCTACATCAAGATGGAAGCCACGGCGCACCTGACGTCGAACTTCGCCTACCTGATGCTGATCTGCCTGTGCTTCCTGATCTACCCGAACCAGGCCGCCGCGCCGAACTTCGGCGAGTGGACGAAGTACATCATCAATATCCCGATCTTCTTCTTCGCCTCCGTGTCGGTGATTGTATTCTACATCACCGCCCAGAAAGCCCTCCGCCCGAACTCCTGGTGGAAGGAGCTTCCCTACCTGCCGCTCCTGCTGGCGCTCGGCATCGGCATGTCGATCAACAATGCCAAGGCTGTGATCGAGGCCATCTTCAATCACCAGACCGCCTTCGTCCGCACGCCGAAGTATGGCATCGACCAGAAGCCGAAGGCTGACTGGAAGAAGAGCAGCTACAAGGCGATGAAGACCCTCACGCCGGTGGTCGAGCTGCTGTTCGGTTTCTTCTTCCTGTTCGTGGTGGTCGAGGCTGCCATGAAGGGGAATATCGCATCCGCAATTCTACTGCTTCCCTTCCCGATCGGTTTCTTCTACACTTCGCTATCGTCATTGGCACGCTTGCTGCCCTCCGGTCGCGTCGCCTTGGACTCCACTGTCGATAACTCCAAGGAAAACTAG